A segment of the Symmachiella macrocystis genome:
GCGCGGCTGGTGGATAACCTACTGGAGATGCATGTCTCGCCGACGTTGGTCCGTAATAATTTGCCGATGGCAGATGTGCAAGGCGTCTTTAACGCTGTGAAAGTCACCGGCGATGTCGTCGGGGAAACTTGGTTCTCCGGGCAAGGCGCCGGGCAGCTTCCCACCGCCTCCGCGGTTCTAGCCGATATTGTCGACATGGCAGTCGGCCGGTCACAACTGACCTTTCCCACGCTGGACCTCTTCGGCGGGCGGACGACGTTTCGTGTCCAACCGACGGACAAAATCCTCAGCAAGTTTTATCTACGCTTTAACGCTCTGGATCGTCCCCACGTGTTGGCAGACATCACCGATATTCTGGGCCGTCACGAAATCAGCATCGCTTCGGTAGTCCAGCATGAGAGCCCGGAAGTGGAATCCAGTAAGAACTCCGTTGTCCCGGTATTCATCATGACACACCGCGCAACCGAGGGCCAAATGCGCGCCGCTGAAGCGGAGTTGAACCAACTCAAGTCGCTACTATCCCCCTGCATACGCATGCGCGTCGCCGAATAGCGGAGAACGTTCAGCGCAGGGCCGCCCCCCTTCTAGGCAACAAAAACAGCGGGCGGCGCGATGGCCACCCGCTGTTCACACACACACAACACAACACTTGTCTCGTACCGGGCTTTGGGCAGGGATGGGTGGGCGGTTTTGTGCTCGTTATTTCTCTCGACACTCTTGCCAGCGTAACCCACCGCGATTTGTTACAAAGAAATCGGAAAACTTTTTCAAAATCCGCTAAAAACGTGACTCGCGGCATCACAAATCCAGCGGCAGCGTGTTCTGGGACATTTCTTGAATTGCCGACCGCGGCGGTTTAGGGTGGTTCTCTGCACCACCCAACATGCCATTTACTGCTGGATGAGAAACGAGCAACCCATGTCCGAAGCTCTCAACGTCACGCCTGGTCCGCCACAATCGGCTCCGCCCATGTTGTTGTCCGGCAATCCGTTATCGTGGATCAAGGTTTTTGGACCGGGCGCGATCATTGCCTCGTTGACCATTGGAACTGGCGAGCTGATTTTCTCCACCCGCGGCGGCGCGCTGTTCGGCTACAACATCCTGTTTCTGTTCGTGGTGATTTCCATTCTCAAGTGGGGACTCGTGCTCGGAACAGCCCGGCACATGGTACTCACCGGTGTGCATCCCTTTCAGCGGATGATGGACCTTCCCGGTCCCCGCGGTTGGGCACCGATGGCTTTCTTTATTTTGGCTGCCGTCTGCATTCCCATCTGGGTCAGCTTTCATAGCGGCGTGTTGGGCAACTTGACCTCTTGGGTTTCAGGAACCGAAGCGATGTTTAACGGCGGCGCCGATTTCGTTTGGGGAGCGGCCATTCTCTCCGGACTGTTGCTGTTGTCCGCCACTGAGGGATATACGGTGCTCGAACGCGTGCAATTGGCGATCGTCGCCGCCTTGATCATCTGTGCTGGGATCTCCTTAGTCCTCTACAGCCCCGACTGGTGGGCGCTGCTCAAAGGGGCGGTCATTCCGTCGGCTTACGAATATCCCAACTGGATTGGTGAGTACCCCAAAATCGCCACGCAACCTGTCTGGGTCGAGACGACGCGCTATGTCGGCGTCATCGGCGGAGCGGGCTATGACTATCTAGCCTATACTTCGTTTCTACGAGAAAAACGGTGGGGCAACGCCGGGACTGCTCCCGCTACGCGGCAGAGGTTGGAAACAATCGCCGCCGATCCCAACCACGCCGTCCGCCGCTGGTTGCGGGCGCCGTATATCGACTGTTCGATCAGTTTCATCATCGTGATTGCATTCAGCGCGGTGTTCGTGGCTTCGGGCACAATTATCCTCGCTCCCGAACACAAGATCCCCGACGAAAAGAACTTGCTGAACCTGCAGGCGGAATTCGTCGTCGGCCTCAGTCCTGTCCTTTTACCGTTGTACGTGGCCGGGGCGTTTTTGACGATGCTCGGTACGCTGTACGGTACATTGGAAGTCGCCCATACGGTCCTCAACGAGATGGCTCGTAGCGTCAACGATGCTTGGGCAGTGCAGCATCAGCGGCGATTGAAATCCTACACGGTGGCTTGGTGCGCTCTGATTGCCTATGGCGTGTTGACATGGCAATATTTTTATACCACCAGCGGCGGAGCCGATAAACCGCGGGCATTGTTGGTGGTGATGACACCAGCCAACCTCTTTACCGGTGTGTTGCTGTGCGGACTGTTGTGCCTACTTAATCCCTGGATGGACCACCGCTTTTTGCCGCGCATGCTACGGATGCCAACCTGGCTGTGGCTGTTGAATCTGTTTGCGGCGGTGGTGTTTTTGGCGCTGGGAGTCAAAGGGTACTGGGACCACGATTCTCGCTGGATTGCGCTGGGCGGGTTGTGCTTGGTGGTCGTGGTGGCCTGGGGATTGGCGTTTATGCTACGGGGACGGCTGCGCGGGACTAGGGCGGATGGAGACTAGATCAGGAATCCTGTTCAACAAAACTCAGACTCGGCGAGTCGTTCTTTGTGTCTAGCGAAGCGGAGCTTCGTGAAGGGGCGTTCCCAAATGGAGTTTGGGAACGAGAATGACACGATTCCACACTCGCTCCCGAATTTAACATCTGGAATTCCTACGACTGGCCAGGTATAATGTCCGATGCGGCTGGGTAAGAAACTCCTGGCGACCGACTGATGATTGGCCCGCTTTTCTCTCGCCTTCGGCAATCACCGCACGATCAAATTCTTTGACCGCTGCGTTTTTAAGTCGTCGCTATCCCCATCGTCAGGAGCAAAGACCATGAGAATCGATGAAATGCTCTCCAGCCGTCATGTTCACTTCGAATCCCTGCAGCACCGGCCTACTTTTACAGCCAATCGCATGGCACAGGTGCTGCACATTCCCGGCAAAGAGGTCGCCAAGTCTGTGCTGTTGCGTAGTGGAGGCGATTATGTGCTGGTCGTATTGCCGGCCACCCACTATGTCGACATGGAACGCATTCGCCGCCGTCTGGGTGAAGAGAATGTGGAAATGGCGAGCGAAGATGAAATCGCCCACATGTTTCCCGATTGTGAACCAGGAGCCATGCCCCCCTTCGGCAGTCTCTATGACGTTCCCACGTTGATGGACAGTTCGTTGGCGGAGGATGAAGAGATCGTCTTTGAAAACCAATCCCACGCAGAGGCGATCCGCATGCGCTTCGAGGATTACGACACCTTAGAACACCCGATCAAAGGCCGGTTTTCTTATTGAGCACTCGTTGCCTAGCGCGGGGGCGGGGTTACTTGCGATTGATCAGCGCCATCGCCTCCGCCCGGCTGGGAGGATTGGACTTAAACAGCCCGCGGACGGCGCTGGTGACAGTCAATGCGCCCGGCTTGCGGATGCCGCGGATCGACATACAGGTATGCTCCGCTTCCAAGACCACGACCACCCCTTTGGCGTCGAGCTCGTTGTTGAGCAAATCGGCGATTTGATGCGTCATCCGTTCTTGCACCTGCGGTTTTCGGGAAATCTCGTCCACCACACGGGCTAACTTGCTCAGCCCGGCGACACGGCCGTTGGGTAGATAGCCAACGTGGGCGACTCCCAAAAATGGCAGCAGATGATGTTCGCAGGTGCTGTTGAAAGTAATGTCGCGAACCAGCACGAGTTCGTCGTACTTTTCCTCGAAGACCTTCTCCAGATGCCGCCCCGGTTCGGAATGCAGACCGGAAAACAGCTCCTTATACATGCGTGCCACACGGGCGGGCGTTTCGAGTAGCCCGTCCCGGTCGGGATCTTCTCCGACTGCGAGTAAAATTTCGCGCACCGCGCGCTCAATACGAGGCAAATCAACAGGTCCGTGTTCCATGAATCGACCGTCTGGGAGGCAAAAATGTGTGAGAGAAAAGCAACGGGATTCTACGTGTTGCCCCAGCGACGGTCAATCATCGGCGATTGAAACCTCAAACCTCAATGACGTCACAGTGGACCATCCCTAGCCAAACCGATCAATTCACGCTGAATTGTGGATTCGCTGACTGCTCGATCGTGGCTTCCCTTTGTCCGCGGAGCAATTCGCGCAATTGGGCGAGCAACAAATCGCTGCGCAGGTCGACATTCGGTTCTGCCAACATTGATTGTTTGTGGGAAGGTGCAAGGGGTAATTGGTCGGCAAGCTGGTCACACAACTCACCCAAGGTAAGCTGGTCGCCTGCCCACAGTTGGAACAGATCGTTGCGCAGGATGTGCGGAAACAACTCGCGAAATGCAGCCAACAATTCCTCATGGCGACGGTGACGATCGATGACGGGTGTCATGGCGTAGTGATCGGGCCGCGCGGTGATCGTCGCCCGCTGAGACAAGTCGTCCGCCGGATGCCGAGAATTGATCTGTGCGCGACAGACGCCCTGAATGTGAATGCAGTTCGCCGCCGGCGAAAAAAACATGGGAGTGACAATCCGCGCCACACAGACAAAATCGTCAACCGCCGAGCACAGCGAAACGGCCAACAGTCCTTGATCGCGAAGCACATCAGCCACCAGTTGCCGGAGCGGTTCTGTGGTGACGGCAATGATCTGCGACGTCCCGGGGAATAGCACGAAGTGGGGTTGCGCGAAAATCGGTAGTGTGCCGCCCATCTTGTCCACGTCATTATCCGTCGTATGCGTCATAATTCTTCAATCGATGTTGGAATCAGTATCTTCGGAATCAAAGTCCGATCGAGTTGCAAATCCGCCGAGGGATCCGTGGCTGCGCGAAGTTCCTGAAAGCAAAACCACAATTGGGCCGCCAAGGTTTCGACGTCGATGCCTTGATAATGTTTGCCGTATGGTTCGAGGTAGTTCAACGACGACCGGTGCATTTTTCGCGCGCCGCCCAGATTGCCGTTTTCGAAATGAAACAGCGACACAGCGGCATGAATCAGTCCCTGGTAGAACTGTTTCTCCGCACCGACCGTCTCAGTCCAGATTTCCTCGAGGGCATCGTGGCAGGCGAAAAACTCTTCGTCATTGAAAAGCCGTAACCCTTCCAGGTATTTTGGGGGATATTCGTGCGGCCCGTCCATAGCCTCGTGCTCCGATATGCTCAGGGGTGAGGGCTGAGGGGTTGTGCGCCGACCGGTCATTTCCATAATCCAGTCACTTCCAAATATCGAGTCTAAACGCGTTCCCCTGGCATTGTCCATGGCCGTTGTGAGGACAAGCCCGGAGAAATTATGCCCAAGTCCGAATCTACCGGCAGCGATGTTGCCCGGAAGCAACAAGGCCGCAAAATCCTGCGTGCCTTGAAGAAGAAATATCCCGTGGCTGAGTGCAGCCTGAAGCACGACAACTCCTTTCAATTGCTGGTGGCGGTGATTCTCTCAGCCCAGTGCACCGATGCACGGGTGAACATGGTCGTGCCGAAGTTGTTCGACAAGTTCCCCACCCCTGAAGCCCTGGCCGGCGCGTCGCAGAAACAGGTGGAGAAGATCATCCATTCACTGGGCTTCTTTCGCGCCAAAGCCACCAACCTGCGAGGCATGGCCAAGGCGCTTGTAGAAGAACATGACGGCGAAGTTCCTCAGACATTGGAGGAATTGACGGCATTGCCGGGTGTCGGTCGTAAAACGGCCAACGTGGTTTTGGGAAATGCATTTGACATCCCCAGCGGATTTGTCGTCGACACGCACGTCAAACGCATCAGCCGTCTGTTGGGGCTGACCAAAAAAACGAATCCCGATCAGATCGAACGGGACCTGACGCGGTTGTTGCCCAAATCGAGTTGGATCGAAACGCCGCACCGGTTGATTTTTCTGGGACGCGAAATCTGCATCGCCCGCCGTCCACAATGCCCGGAATGCCCCCTGCTCAAGTGCTGCGACCGCACCGGCTTGCCGCCGCTCAATTAAAACTGTGCGAATTCGGATCGGTCAAGACTTGGAAATCACCACCTACCTTTCGCCCATCGCTCCGTCCCACGTTTAACCCGCAACGGCGGAGCACGTCAAAATCATCTGGCGAAATTCAGGCGAATCGGATAGTTTGTAATCTCATGAAGAGCGTCATTGGAATCAACACGCTCTTGTCTGATGAAATGCACCGCCGGGGGGAGAGCGGGTAATGGATGAGACAACAGAAGAACAAGACGACAACACCTTGTCGCCCACGAAACGGTTGTTGGGAAGTCAAATTCCGCTGGAGCGAGAAACGTTACTGTTTGTAGTCGCCAGCGCGCTGGATGTGGTGATGACTTGGATATTGTTGAATAAGTACCACGCCGACGGCTTTGTCGAATCGAATCCGATCGCTAGATTTTTTCTCGATCATTGGGGCCCGCGGGGCTTAGTCTATTTCAAATTTGTGATGGTGGCCTTTGTGGCGGTTCTGTGTCAGATCATCGCGCTCAAACGCGAAGACATCGCCCGCCGCATCCTCTATTTTGCCACCGCCTTGGTCGCATGCGTCGTGATTTATAGCTTTACGTTGCTGGTCCGGTATTCCTCAGCCGTGCCGAATCCCTTTGGATAAGTCGGCGGTTTCCGACTGTAATCGGGAACACAAGGTGAGAGAGCCGCCTTCCAATTTTCGCGAACCAAGAATCACCTGCTCAACGATGCAAACAGCCTGCCCACGAACTCCATGGGCCGCTATACTTGCACCGGTCGCTTGGCCCCAATTGACCTCGCTGATATTTGAATCAATCGCATTTAGAAAGACACGTAGCCGTGCTACATTCAGTCGTGATGGCCGGTGGGAGCGGGACTCGTTTTTGGCCCCAAAGCCGCAAGACGCTGCCGAAACAACTTCTGCCATTGGCAGGTGAGACAACGATGTTGCAACAGACCAGCGCCCGCAACGCCCCGCTCATTTCGCCTGAGCAAACGTGGGTTGTTACCAACGCGGTGCAAGCTGACGCGACCGCGGCGCAATTGCCCGACGTCCCGCGTGGGAACATCCTCGTCGAACCATGCGGGCGGAATACCGCACCCTGCATCGGCTTGGCCGCTATTCACCTGTTGCGGCAAGACCCCGATGCGGTGATGTTGGTCGTGCCGGCCGATCATGTCATTCGCCCCACGGAGACCTTTCAAAAAGCGGTCCAACGCGCGACCGACGTCGTCGCGAATTCTCCCGACACCTTTGTGCTGTTTGGCGTCCCCCCCACGTTTCCGTCGACCGGATTCGGTTACATCGAACGTGGTGGATCCTTCACCGACGATGCGGACGATGCCTATCAGGTTGCTTCGTTTCGTGAAAAGCCGGACCGTGAGACAGCAACGGGATTTCTGGACGCCGGCTGCTATTACTGGAATTGTGGAATTTTCGTCTGGCGCGCCGACGCCATCTTGCGAGCCTTGGAGGCTCAACAACCCAATATCTCGCGGCGTTTGGCGACGTTGCGAGAATCGCTGGGAACGCCCGATGAAGATGCGGCACTGCACCGTGAGTTCCCGCAGATGACATCCATTTCTATCGATCATGCGGTGTTGGAACATGCCGAGAACGTAGCGGTTTTGGAAGCGCCGTTTGAATGGGATGATGTCGGGAGTTGGCACGCCTTGGAGCGGTTGCTGGGGGCTGACGAGAACCGAAACGTAATTGATGCTCCGCATTGCGGCGTCGACACAACCGGTTGCATCATTCGCTCAACGGAACAAGAACATCTGATTGGCACGATCGGCATGGAGGACTGTGTGATCGTACACACCCCCGATGCCACGTTAGTCGCCCGCAAAGATGACGAAAATGCAATCAAACAATTGGTGGCCTTGATCGAGGAACGGGGCTATGACCGCTTCCTCTGATCCCCCCACGGCAGGCACGTATCCCGTTGAGGGGCGTTTGTTGGGCATCGATTTTGGGACCAAGCGGATCGGCGTCGCTATTTCGACGCCGGAACAAACGATCGCCAGTCCGCTGGAGAATTACAACCGGCGGACAAAACCGTTGGACGGCGAGTTCCTATCAAAAATCGCCAACGAATACCGCGTGGTAGGACTTGTTATTGGCTTGCCGGTGCACATGAGCGGCGACGAAAGCGAAAAATCGCGGCAGGCCCGCAACTTCGGCAAGTGGCTGAGCCATTTAACCAAACTGCCGGTGCGCTACTGGGATGAACGGCATACGTCGTTGATCGCCGAGTTGTATCTGCACGAAGCGGATCTGTCGAACAAAAAACGCAAAGCGCGGATGGACATGGTCGCTGCCCAAATCATGCTGCAAAATTATCTCGATAGCGACGACCGCACGGCCGCCCCACAAAGTTTGTAAACCAGCGGAACTGAATCCTTGACCCCGGGAACGCGATCAAAACGATCCGCGGACAGCCATGACAGACACTGATGATAATACGATCCGCCTGGACCAATTTTTAAAATTATCCGGTGCTGCCGGAACGGGGGGACAGGCCAAGGTATTGATTCAAGCCGGACAAATCACCGTCAATGGCGAAGTCGAAACACGTCGCCGTCGCAAACTCCGCCCCGGCGACCGCGTGATTGCCGAGGGGGAAGAATACGTCATTACCTCCGACGACGAAGAATAGCGGCGCGTGACAACGCTACTGGCAAGTCTGTGACGCTTCATCGGCCGAGAGAGGTCCGCCCACCACGCCGAATTCTCGGCGCGCTTTTGGTGTTAACAGCAATCCCAACGGCATACCAACTAGGAGGAGAACTGGCATTGCGACTGTGGCAACTTGACCAATCGAAGGGTTCTCGATGATTCGACCGTCGAGAGTGACACTCATGCCTTCTGTACCGACGAGCGACGCAAAAAGCAGCGTCAAGATGATTAAAGCGACATAGAAACCCGTGATGCCGATCGTCCAATTACGGGCGGTAGCATTGTGCCGGATGAGGTGATGAGCCGCCCAGAAGAGCAGGATGAATATGAACGTGAACCTGAGGTCGAATTCGAAGACGAAGTAGTCAAAGAAAATCAGCGAGACGATCATCGAGATGATCGACAGCCAGGCAAGAACCTGGAAATAGCGACCAACGAATTTGCCGATGTCGTTGAAAGGCATAACGATCGAAATATCGGGGCAACGGAACGTCAAGACGATGCTTGGGTTTCGGACAACTTATAATTTCAAACGATATCGGATTCTAAGAGAGCAGGCTAGCCCGGTTTACCCCAAAGTGGCCCGGCCATGATTGGCTGGGGCGCGCCGCGAGAAGCACGGGTACCATGTGCGGCCGATTTGACGAATGGCACACGGCGCGGCAAACTGAATCGGTTCGAAATAATCAGTGCGGGAGTGTTTCGACGACCGGTGTGAGCCAAAATTGGGCGAATTCGTAGTACACCAAGATGCCGGTGAAATCGACAATCGCGGCCACGAGTGGGTTGGAAATGAGGGCCGGGTCCATGCCGATTTTCTTAAACACAATCGGCAGCATGGCGCCGATCATCGAGCCCCACATCACCATAATGGCCACGGTTGCCGAGACGATGATCGCCGCATCCCAGCCTTGTAGTCCCCAGGCAGGGAAAAATCCGAGCGTGGATAACACGACTGCAAACATGAGCCCCATTGCTGCTTCGCGGGCTGCGATGCGCAACCAATCCGACGGCCCCGCCTCGCCTAATGCCAGCGTACGAATGACCAGCGCCGCCGATTGCGAACCGGCGTTCCCTCCGGTGGCAATCACCAGCGCAATGAAGGTTCCCATCCATTCCACGTGTTCAGAAATCTCTTTATAACTGTCCACGACCACGGAAATTCCTTGGGCGACCGTGAACAAAAACAACAACCAAATGCCGCGTTTCCAAGTGATGGTCAAAATCGGCGTGGAGAGGTAGCTGTCCTCCAACGGTTCCACAGCACCAGCACGATGCGCGTCTTCGGTTGCCTCTTCTTGAATAACGTCGATCACGTCGTCGTGCGTGATGATGCCCACGAGGCAATTGTGGTCATCAACAACGGGGATCGCCAACAGGTCATAGCGCCCCAACATGCTGGCGACATCTTCTTGGTCATCGCTGACGTTCACCGAGATCACGTCGTGATCCATGATGTCCGCCACGATCGCTTCGGGTTTCGCGAGAATCAATTGTCGCAATGAAACAAACCCATGCAAATGCCGTTGGTCATCGAGTACGTAGACGTAATAGATCGTCTCTCGATCCGGCGCGATGCGCCGCAGCCGCCGCAAGGATTCTTCAACCGTGATTTCCTGAGGCAGCGACGCATATTCGGTCGTCATGATCGAACCGGCGCTGTTTTCCGGATACGACAGCAGCTTGCGAATGTCGCTACGCTCCGCTTGTGCGATGAGCGGCAATAACAAATCCACGTGCTTGGGATCGAGGCGTTCCAGCAGGTCAACGCGGTCGTCGGGAGCCATTTCTTCCAGCAGCGCCGACACCCGTTTGCGGTCCGTCGTGGTTACGAGGTCTTCTTGCTTAGGCAAATCGAAGAAGGTGAAAATCTGGACGCGGCTATTCACGTCGCAATGCGACAACACGCGCCAGATGTCTTCGTTACTCAGCCCTTCAATGACCTCGGCCACCACGCCCGGGTGCAAGGCGGTGCAGAATTCAATCAGGCCGGCATCGTCACCGGAATCCAACATCTCCCGCACTTCGGGCAACAGCAGTGGATTGTACATAACAAGCCTCCTCAACCCCGGTCATTGATGCCGACGGTAGAACCGTGTGCTGGCAATAGGGTGTCTCTCTACACGTTTACTCGGGAATGAACGCCGCCAAAAACCGCGACGCCCCATTCCAATCTGCTCGCAAACCAAACGGCCATCGAATCCAGCAACCTCATTCCCACCACCATACCAGCGCATTCTTTCTCGACCGGCGAGTCGTGGGGCTGGTCGATATTCACTCGCGCAGTACGAACGAAACCACATCAGTTCGGCAGCTGCCATGCACAATGGCAAGTCAGAACTGTTTGCAAAAAACCCCCCGGCGGAGTAAATCCAACGGGGGGTTCGGTGATTTCTTGTTCCTGATCGTCGCCGCTCTGCTGCACGCCCCAGTAATTCTGATCAGGGGACCAAGCAAGCAGAATGGCATTCTGGTTAGACACAGCCCTGTGCGAATGACCAGAAGGCAATATGGCTGATCAACGTTTGGAGAACTGAAAGCTTTTGCGGGCTTTTTTGTATCCGTATTTTTTGCGTTCCACCATCCGGCTATCACGTGTCAGGTAGTGTCCGGCACTCAATGTCTCGTGGAGTTCAGGATTCATCACCTGCAGGGCACGTGCCACTCCCAACATGATGGCCCCAGCTTGACCGGTCGTCCCGCCCCCTTTAACGTTGACGATCACATCGACGGAATCGGTCATGTTCGTTGCATCCAGCGGAGCACCCACTGTGTGACGATCACGTTCGACATGGAAATACTCATCCAGCGGACGGCCGTTGATGGTCACTTTTCCGTTGCCTTCACGGACCCGGACGCGGGCGACCGATGACTTCCGGCGACCTGTTCCCCAGGCCACGCCGAACTTGTCGAGGTGTCCGCGAATCACGACGGGAGCCGCAATCACTTCGGCTTCCTCACCCGCTTCGTCCGCTTCGCCTCCCAAGTTCAACCCTGCAGCTAAGGATTCAGTTTCCGTCGCCGGTTCTTCAGCGGCCGGAGTCGGCAAACCGCCACTCGGCTGGGGCGCCATTTCCTCGGTCGGCTGGGGAACCAGTCCCTCAGTCGGTTGCGGAGTCATTTCCGGAGTTTCGTTGACTTCGTCTGCCATAACAGTCTAATCGTTTATTGAGAATTGAAAGATTCAAACTTTAAACAACGAGCAAAACCTACAGGTCCAAAGGCTGTGGGTCTTGGGCTTGATGCGGGTGACTTTCACCCACATACAATTTGAGTTTGTCCAGCATACCACGACCCAATTTTGATTTGGGCAGCATGCGTCGAACCGCTTCGCGAAGAATAAATTCCGGTTTGGTTTCCAGCAACTTGGCTGCCGTTGTCACGCGGCGACCACCGGGATAACCTGAGTAGCGGTCGTACTCTTTATTCAGCATTTTATCCGTAAAGTACGGATGGGTTTCATGTGCGATGGATTGACCCGAAAAACGGACCTTTTCGGCGTTCACAACCACGACATAATCGCCGCAATCGACGTGCGGAGTGTACGTCGGCTTGTGTTTGCCCATCAAAATCGTTGCCAATTTGGACGCCAAACGCCCGACGACTTGATTGTCCGCATCAACGACGTGCCAATCTTGCTGCACGTCGATATCTTTTGCCATGTAGGTCTTTGCCACGTGTCTACTTCCCAACAACAATTTGCACCGCCATCCAAAAAACACGGTGCGAGTGACACTAATAAAGTCCGGTTGTCGACGCGTGAAACGGATTCTCGACGCCGACAGGACACGGAGCGGGGATTAAACATAACCCCCGTATTCACAATAGGTTAACACGCTGGGCAAGTGCTACAGCTGCGTCAAAAAGAACAGCAACTGGGCCGCTTGCCAGCCGTTGAGAATCGAAAGCCGCCTCAACGCCTTTCCGCGCAGCACATTAGTGACTGGCACGGAAACGTGCAAGATTAGCGACTTTCGACACTTGATTCAACGTTGAGGAGCCAAAATTCCCCGGTTCCCGACGAATCAATCCCTCAGAGCTACCCCTGGCGCGGTCCCCGTGGGAATTGCCCGACTCCCAGAGGCGGAGCGAAACTGGTTACCCGCAGCCCACTATTTCTTTGGGGCACCGCCGGACACGACTCGCTTGTTCACGTCGGTTTCCAGCACGCCGAAGGCCTGTTCGTGCCGTTGCACCGCCATCTGCAAGGCTCCCAGGAACCGTTTGGCCGTGTAGTAATTCATCACGATCCTTTGCGAAATCGGGACCGCTTCGGTCTGTCCGCCGAAAGGCTGCGGATTTAAACCGAAATCGATGATCAACTCTTCCGGCGACCCAGTCACTCGGGCGAAATTGCTGTATAGTGCGGCGATTCGTTCGGAATCGAAGCTGATTTGCGGCGCCGGCTGGCCTTTAGCATCTGTCGGATTCGCTGGGGCGCTGGCGGATTGGTCTTTGGCCATGTCTGACTCCTCAGGGGATGTTTAGGGGATAGCGCGTTACTTACTGATCGTTTTAAAACCCTCGAACGCATCACGCGGAGAATAACGAAGTCTCACCTCGAAATCAGGCGTAATCGGGCTTTGAAATGGGTTGGAAACAAGCCAAGGTAATGTGCGGCGCGGTAAGTAAATAGACAGGAGAATCCACAAGGTTGCCATTCACAGCAGCGAAGTCGCGGGCAAACCGCAAAATCGACGCTAAGGTGATTTTCAAT
Coding sequences within it:
- the mgtE gene encoding magnesium transporter yields the protein MYNPLLLPEVREMLDSGDDAGLIEFCTALHPGVVAEVIEGLSNEDIWRVLSHCDVNSRVQIFTFFDLPKQEDLVTTTDRKRVSALLEEMAPDDRVDLLERLDPKHVDLLLPLIAQAERSDIRKLLSYPENSAGSIMTTEYASLPQEITVEESLRRLRRIAPDRETIYYVYVLDDQRHLHGFVSLRQLILAKPEAIVADIMDHDVISVNVSDDQEDVASMLGRYDLLAIPVVDDHNCLVGIITHDDVIDVIQEEATEDAHRAGAVEPLEDSYLSTPILTITWKRGIWLLFLFTVAQGISVVVDSYKEISEHVEWMGTFIALVIATGGNAGSQSAALVIRTLALGEAGPSDWLRIAAREAAMGLMFAVVLSTLGFFPAWGLQGWDAAIIVSATVAIMVMWGSMIGAMLPIVFKKIGMDPALISNPLVAAIVDFTGILVYYEFAQFWLTPVVETLPH
- a CDS encoding DUF3467 domain-containing protein, giving the protein MAKDQSASAPANPTDAKGQPAPQISFDSERIAALYSNFARVTGSPEELIIDFGLNPQPFGGQTEAVPISQRIVMNYYTAKRFLGALQMAVQRHEQAFGVLETDVNKRVVSGGAPKK
- the rplM gene encoding 50S ribosomal protein L13: MAKDIDVQQDWHVVDADNQVVGRLASKLATILMGKHKPTYTPHVDCGDYVVVVNAEKVRFSGQSIAHETHPYFTDKMLNKEYDRYSGYPGGRRVTTAAKLLETKPEFILREAVRRMLPKSKLGRGMLDKLKLYVGESHPHQAQDPQPLDL
- the rpsI gene encoding 30S ribosomal protein S9, with protein sequence MAPQPSGGLPTPAAEEPATETESLAAGLNLGGEADEAGEEAEVIAAPVVIRGHLDKFGVAWGTGRRKSSVARVRVREGNGKVTINGRPLDEYFHVERDRHTVGAPLDATNMTDSVDVIVNVKGGGTTGQAGAIMLGVARALQVMNPELHETLSAGHYLTRDSRMVERKKYGYKKARKSFQFSKR